In Porites lutea chromosome 9, jaPorLute2.1, whole genome shotgun sequence, a single window of DNA contains:
- the LOC140948046 gene encoding adenosine receptor A1-like, giving the protein MENVTTSSATVPDGIRIGVCGLVGALYLSASIVTVTFNGLLLYVMFKDPLKCFRRPFAVYVTGLAVTDFLFGAVLGPLSARIEFYCVKDKDGETTFYHIVDYFIDNSATVLIFAVSVDRLLAVAFPIFYRVSVKNTHAAIVIVCAWFYCMAFSLIQLADVAEEIYDTVDVHMFVTFPLTANGMIYLFIYLIFRKRRKAFPVGDETSQKNEKQLRHLNREKELAFTAFLILLALVITQIPYLVMTVIEANCQSCTETTWFFVCHKFADFLLCLSAIANPYLYGWRVKQSRDSLMAVFCRSRLEPADPEIPKNTKETRNQS; this is encoded by the coding sequence ATGGAAAACGTGACAACCTCATCTGCCACAGTCCCGGACGGTATCCGAATCGGAGTTTGTGGTTTGGTAGGTGCCTTATATCTAAGTGCATCAATCGTCACAGTTACATTCAACGGCCTGCTGCTGTACGTGATGTTCAAGGATCCGCTAAAATGCTTTCGGCGACCATTTGCAGTGTACGTGACGGGATTGGCGGTGACCGATTTTCTGTTTGGCGCCGTTCTTGGCCCCCTTTCAGCCAGAATAGAATTCTACtgtgtcaaggacaaagacggCGAAACAACTTTCTACCACATCGTCGATTATTTTATCGATAACTCTGCTACCGTGTTGATATTTGCCGTGTCAGTTGACAGGCTTCTTGCTGTCGCTTTTCCAATTTTTTACCGCGTCTCCGTCAAGAACACTCACGCGGCCATTGTCATTGTTTGCGCCTGGTTTTATTGCATGGCGTTCAGTTTAATTCAGCTAGCGGACGTCGCTGAAGAAATTTATGACACGGTGGATGTTCATATGTTTGTTACCTTTCCCCTAACGGCTAATGGAATGATTTACCTTTTCATCTATCTCATTTTCCgcaaaagaagaaaagccttcCCAGTAGGAGACGAAACatctcaaaaaaatgaaaaacaacttaGGCATCTGAACAGGGAGAAAGAATTGGCCTTCACTGCGTTCCTGATACTTCTTGCCTTGGTAATAACCCAGATCCCCTATCTTGTAATGACAGTTATTGAGGCAAACTGTCAAAGTTGTACTGAAACCACATGGTTTTTCGTATGCCACAAGTTTGCAGACTTCCTTTTATGCCTAAGCGCTATTGCAAACCCTTATCTATATGGATGGCGAGTGAAGCAGTCGAGGGATTCATTAATGGCAGTGTTCTGTAGATCACGCTTAGAACCCGCAGatccggaaattccaaaaaatacaaaggaaacaagaaatcaaagttaa